In Embleya scabrispora, the DNA window GCCCAGCGCGCAGGACGCGACGTCGATGGCGAACGACAACCGGTACTGGGTCTGACTGCGGATCTGGGCCCGCACCAGGCGCGCGTACGCCTGTCCGCCTCCCGGTTCAGCCACCCTGGATCACCAGCCTGTCGGTGGCGGCGCGCTGCACGCGCCACACGAGCGGGATCAGGATGGCGACCCACACCAGTTGCAGGACGACGCTGCCGATCTGCTGTGCGGGGCCGGGACGTTCGACCAGCACGTCGAGCGGGATCTGGAACAACCCGGGGAACGGGGTGGCGAACCACAGGATGGCCTGCCCCCACTCGGGCAGGAAGCGCAGCGGGAAGAAGGTGCCCGCGAACACCCCGGAGGCGAGCAGCCACACCGCGGTCAGGCCGCGCGCGTCGAGGAGCCAGAACGCGCCGAGGTTGACCAGATAGCGCAGGGTGAAGCTGAGCACTGTGCCCAGGGTCAGCGAGATCGCGAACAGCGGCACCGTGTAGAGGCGATGCGGGATGTACAGGGTGAACATCAGGCCGCCGGCGAGGACGGGGACGACCATGCGGGCGAGGACCGCGTAGGCGGCGCGCCCCAGATCGGCGGCCAGGAACGCTTCGAAGGGGTCGATGGGGCGCAGCAGATCGGCGGTCACGTCACCGCTGCGGACGCGGTCGGCGAGTTCGTTCCAGGACCACACGTGGACGACGCTGAGGATGCCCTGGCCGACCCAGACGTAGGTGGCGAGTTGCGTGGTGTCGTAGCCGCCGGGCCGGCGGCCGTCGTCGGCCAGGGCGCGCAGCAGCGAGTAGATCATCACACCGAAGACGATGTTGGTGAACAGTCCGGCGAGCGCCGCCTGGCGGTACGTGGACCAGCGGCGAAAGCCCGCGCCGAACAGCGCGCCGAAGCGGTACAAGCGGGCCCGGCGATCGGGCGCGCGGTCGGGCCGCAGCGGGCGCGCGGAAGCGAACGACATGGTGGAATCCCTTCCCCGGGCGGCGTGCGGCGTCG includes these proteins:
- a CDS encoding ABC transporter permease; this encodes MSFASARPLRPDRAPDRRARLYRFGALFGAGFRRWSTYRQAALAGLFTNIVFGVMIYSLLRALADDGRRPGGYDTTQLATYVWVGQGILSVVHVWSWNELADRVRSGDVTADLLRPIDPFEAFLAADLGRAAYAVLARMVVPVLAGGLMFTLYIPHRLYTVPLFAISLTLGTVLSFTLRYLVNLGAFWLLDARGLTAVWLLASGVFAGTFFPLRFLPEWGQAILWFATPFPGLFQIPLDVLVERPGPAQQIGSVVLQLVWVAILIPLVWRVQRAATDRLVIQGG